In Rutidosis leptorrhynchoides isolate AG116_Rl617_1_P2 chromosome 2, CSIRO_AGI_Rlap_v1, whole genome shotgun sequence, one genomic interval encodes:
- the LOC139888977 gene encoding pre-mRNA-splicing factor SLU7-like yields the protein MATASVAFKSREDHRKQMELEEARKAGLAPAEVDEDGKEINPHIPQYMSSAPWYLNAERPSLKHQRKWKSDPNYTKSWYDRGAKIYQAEKYRKAACENCGAMTHTTKMCMERPRKLGAKWTSKNIAPDEKIETFELDYDGKRDRWNGYDAASYAHVIERYEAHDEARKNFLKDQQLKKLEKNNTENVEVVSDDEDNEDALKVDETKVDESKQMDFAKVEKHVRTTGGGSTGTVRNLRIREDTAKYLLNLDVNSAHYDLKTRSMREDPLPDMDPNEKFYAGDNQNRVSGQALEFKQLNIHDWEAFEKGNDVHMQAAPSQAELLYKNFKVNKEKLKSQVKETIVEKYGNAAAGDVLPRELLLGQSEREVEYDRADRIIL from the coding sequence ATGGCGACCGCATCTGTGGCTTTCAAATCTAGGGAGGATCACAGGAAGCAGATGGAACTGGAAGAAGCGCGTAAAGCTGGGCTTGCACCTGCAGAGGTTGATGAAGATGGAAAAGAAATCAATCCACATATTCCTCAATATATGTCTTCTGCTCCTTGGTATCTTAATGCAGAGAGACCTAGTTTAAAGCATCAAAGGAAATGGAAATCAGATCCTAATTATACAAAATCGTGGTACGATAGAGGTGCTAAAATATACCAGGCTGAAAAGTACAGAAAAGCTGCGTGTGAAAACTGTGGGGCCATGACTCATACTACTAAGATGTGTATGGAGAGGCCCCGAAAGCTTGGAGCTAAATGGACGAGTAAGAATATTGCACCTGATGAGAAGATAGAGACGTTTGAGCTTGATTACGATGGAAAACGTGACAGGTGGAATGGGTATGATGCTGCGTCATATGCGCATGTTATTGAACGATATGAAGCTCATGATGAAGCTAGGAAAAATTTCTTGAAGGATCAACAGTTAAAGAAGTTAGAAAAGAATAATACTGAAAATGTAGAAGTTGTTAGTGATGATGAGGATAATGAAGATGCGTTAAAGGTAGATGAAACAAAAGTTGATGAAAGTAAACAGATGGATTTTGCTAAAGTTGAGAAACATGTGCGTACAACTGGTGGTGGGTCAACAGGAACTGTGAGAAACCTGCGTATTCGAGAGGATACAGCGAAGTATTTACTCAATCTTGATGTTAATTCTGCGCATTATGATCTGAAAACGAGATCTATGCGTGAGGATCCGCTTCCAGATATGGATCCGAATGAGAAGTTTTATGCTGGGGATAATCAGAATAGAGTAAGTGGTCAAGCGTTGGAGTTTAAGCAATTGAATATACATGATTGGGAAGCGTTTGAGAAGGGGAATGATGTGCATATGCAAGCGGCTCCTTCACAGGCTGAATTGTTGTATAAAAACTTTAAAGTTAATAAAGAGAAGTTGAAATCACAAGTGAAGGAGACGATTGTGGAAAAATATGGGAATGCAGCTGCGGGTGATGTGTTACCGAGGGAGCTTTTACTTGGACAAAGTGAGAGAGAAGTTGAGTATGATCGTGctgataggattatattgtaa